The following are from one region of the Halarcobacter sp. genome:
- a CDS encoding mechanosensitive ion channel family protein, whose product MEQELQNLQKFYDIIIEFFVNYSFQIIGAIIVFIIGWFLANKIASAVDALCKRNELDVTLTKFIVNTVKFGLIIGVTIIAVGKLGITLTPFIAGIGAASLGAGLALQGTLSNYGAGLSIIIGRPFIVGNTISVEGVSGVVEEIRLAYTILSTEDGEIITIPNKHIIGEVLVNSFENRVVETVFGIDYHSDPKLAIDVISNVLKEFDEISQEPKAQMGIKEFADFSINIEVRYWAPTKLFFETQYKVNMAIYDAFKQNNINIPFPTYNLIKKD is encoded by the coding sequence ATGGAACAAGAGTTACAAAATTTACAAAAGTTTTATGACATTATTATTGAGTTTTTTGTTAATTATAGTTTTCAAATTATTGGTGCAATAATAGTATTTATAATTGGTTGGTTTTTAGCTAATAAAATTGCTAGTGCAGTGGATGCACTTTGTAAAAGAAATGAATTAGATGTAACCCTAACAAAATTTATAGTAAATACTGTTAAATTTGGTTTGATTATTGGTGTTACAATTATAGCAGTTGGAAAACTAGGAATCACTCTTACTCCATTTATAGCAGGTATTGGTGCAGCATCACTTGGAGCTGGTTTAGCTCTACAAGGTACTTTATCAAATTATGGAGCAGGTCTTTCTATTATTATTGGAAGACCTTTTATAGTTGGAAATACAATTAGTGTAGAAGGTGTAAGTGGAGTAGTTGAAGAGATAAGACTTGCATATACTATTTTATCTACAGAAGATGGGGAAATTATCACAATACCAAATAAACATATTATTGGTGAAGTTTTAGTTAATTCTTTTGAAAATAGGGTTGTAGAAACTGTATTTGGTATAGATTACCATAGTGATCCTAAGCTTGCTATAGATGTTATTTCAAATGTTTTAAAAGAGTTTGATGAAATCTCACAAGAACCAAAAGCACAAATGGGTATAAAAGAGTTTGCAGATTTTTCTATAAATATAGAAGTTAGGTATTGGGCTCCTACAAAACTTTTTTTTGAAACACAATATAAAGTGAATATGGCAATTTATGATGCTTTTAAACAGAATAATATAAATATACCATTCCCTACATATAACCTAATTAAAAAAGATTAA